CCCTTGAATAAAAAACGCATTTAGAATGGTTCGAAATTTCACTCCGCTTTCGCAGAAATATTTAACCAATTATACACTGCTTTCAAAACGCTTGAAAACCCGTTTCACCCTTAAAAATAGGCAAAATCCCGGTTTTTTTGTATTGACATTGAAACCGTATTTTTTGATAATGACTTTCGCCGGACAACTTTTTAATTAAGGAGGGGATACCTTGACCAAAGACGAACTGATTAGCTCCGTTATAAAAAATTGCAAAGATTCTGAAATTTCAAAACGACTCGCTGGCGATATCATCGACGCCACTTTTGAAACAATCGCTAAAGCCATCAAAAAAGAAAAACGCTATTCGTTTCCCGGATTTGGAACGTTTACCGTAAGAGCCAGAAAAGCACGAAAAGGTCGCAATCCGCAAACTGGCGAAGAGATCAAAATCAAAGCCAGCAAAACAGTCGGCTTCAAACCTGCTCCGACTCTAAAGAACATGCTGTAATATCGAATTCGCAGTAAAATGGAGCGCCTTCCTTTTCAAGGAAGGCGTTTTTTTTTGCCTAAAAGCCTGTCACAACAGCCTCAAACCCCTGGTCCTGCAACTCTTTACGCCCTGCCGTCGTTTCTTTTTCCGTAGCGTACATCCCGGTCAATACATGCCAGGCCGGATTGGAAAAGTTATTTTCTGTCTGTCCATAATAGTAAGCGGAGATTTTTTTCTGCGCTAATCGATGCACCCACTCCTCCGCATCGTCAATATTTTTATGCACGCCCAATGACAGCGCATAGGGCATTTGCCAGGGCGCCGCGTTCTCCACAACGCCGCTCTTCTTCAGCGCATCAACCCAGTCATTCGCCGAATCCCAATCGGCAAACCGACCGGAAAAAATTCTGAATATTTTTTGATCCTTTGCGAAATGATAGGGCGCGACATGCGCCTGCACTCCCGCCTTTCGCAAACGCGTTACCTCTATCACAGCATCTTCCCAATAAGGGTGGCTGGAAAGGTGCGCCGTATAAGGAATTTTCAAAGACGTTTCAAAATTCGCTTCCAGCCAGCCCGAAGGCGTTTCCTTCTTCAAAACCCGGCTCTTCTCAACTCGAAAGCGTTCGTCGCTAATTTTCCAGCGACCGTCTTCAACCGTCAAATCCAACTCTTTCACTCCAATACTCTCCAACCGCTGAGACGCAAACGCCTGGCGAAATACAGCCCGCCAGCCCCGAACAATGGGGACTAACAAAACGTCCCCTGTTTCGATCTTCGCTGGACCATGAAGCTTCATCAAACGTTCTTTGTATCCGATCAACTGAGGCGGAACCTCGCGTGAAAAAAAGGGCAAATGCGTTGCGCCATCAGCCTTTTCCCAGGAAACCCGCCATAGCTCCAGCAACTCAAACATCGCCACCAAAGCAGGCCCCTCGGCTTCCTGAAA
This window of the Candidatus Nitrohelix vancouverensis genome carries:
- a CDS encoding HU family DNA-binding protein; this encodes MTKDELISSVIKNCKDSEISKRLAGDIIDATFETIAKAIKKEKRYSFPGFGTFTVRARKARKGRNPQTGEEIKIKASKTVGFKPAPTLKNML